DNA sequence from the Lysinibacillus sp. OF-1 genome:
GAAAATTTAGCTTCTTATAAAGCAGTGAAAGAAGTAGAGTTTGTTGAACAGCTTCCTCGCAATGCTGTTGGAAAATTACTCAAGCATCAGTTAAAGCAGGTAGTCAAACAACCATAAAAAAATAAAAGGCAGGTATTATTTTTCCTGCCTTTTTATTGTATGGACCAAAAGATTTGTTAGTTGCTTAATATGTTGCAAATTGGAGTCTGATGAACGACCAGGTAAATTTTTATAGGTAATTAATAGGCCATTTAACGATGCGAAAAAAAGTTGAACAGTATGTTTAAGATGGTCATCAGGGAGATGTTGTCTTAAAGCTTCTCTGAAAAGTGAAAATAACTCATCGATTATGTCATGTAGCTCTTGTGAGACATTGCCATGTTGTTCGTTTTCTAGCATGAAATAGGTCATCATATGATATAAATTATCGTGCATATACATGTATTCTATATATTTTGTTGCCAGTAATTCGAGTTGATGATCTTGTCCCTCGACGGTTTGGTGCAATACGTTTAAAAGGCTGGAGCTTTCAATTTTAAATGCCGTCATAAATAAATGTTGTTGATCATCAAAATATTGATAGATTAGACCTGGAGAAACGTTTGCATGTTTAGCGATAGCCCGCATGCTCACCTCGGCAAATGACTTTGAACTAAATAATTCGATAGCGGCATTAATAATATTTTCTCTATTGATCGTTTTCTTCTGTTGTCGCTTGGATACATGCTGAACCTCTTTTGTCTCCATAAGTATTGCTCCTTTACACTTTATATAAATAAGATTCTATAAAAAACATCAGATATTGACAATCAAATTACGTGATACTCAGTGTAATAAAATTGTATTTTTTAAGATAAATGGATTTTTTGTGTTAACAGGGAGGTAAGCAAATCCAGTAAACACGCAGCTGTAAGAGTGTTAAAACTTTTCATCATTGTTAGTTAGAAATTTTTACAAATGACTGGCAGGTAGTCATACATTGCTTTTGCTGACTGTCAATATATGTTTATTTCTTTATGTGTTAGCATTTCGGAAAACATGTAAAGAAAAATTCCGTTGTTGTTACCTATTCGCAAAAATGACTCGCCATTCATTATATGCTACACTTTTTTGTACAAGGGGCAAAGGGGGAAGAGGATGTTTACACGTGAGAAAAGTATAGAGATTGAACAGCATCGTGATGTACGATGTGCACATGGTAAAGTAGCAGTTCAGGGGATTGGCATGAGTGTGTACAGTTTTTTTGTGGATGGGTTACTGATTGATACAGGCTCCTATTCGCTGTCGCAGGAATTCCAATCCTTTTTTAATGAAATACCAATAGAGCAATTGGCCTTAACGCATTCTCATGAGGATCATGTAGGCAATGCTGCATGGATTCAACACCATCATAAAAATGTACCTATCTATATACACCGAGATTCAGTCAGCATTTGTGCAGTGGATGGAGATTATCCGCTTTATCGTCAGGCACTGTGGGGGGAACGATCGGCGTTTGTTGCCCAAGCAATTGGCGATACTATTCAAACGAAATCAGCTACATGGGATGTCATTGAAACACCTGGGCATACAACAGATCATTTGTCGTTTTACAATCGGGAAACAGGTGCTATGTTTACAGGAGATTTGTTTATCCAGCCAAAGACGAAGGTTGTGCTTGATGAAGAAAACATCGTACATACCTTGGCGTCTTTGAGGAAAATAGTCAACTACGATTTCGATGTCGTCTATTGCTGTCATGCGGGCTTTATAGCAGATGGGCGAACAAAAATACAGGAAAAAATTGCTTATTTAGAAGACATGGAGGGAAAAGTAAAGCAATTGTTTATGCAAGGTTATACGATTGAAGAAATGACCAAAACAATTTTTCCTCGTGATTATCCGATTACGAAAGTATCTGGGGAACAATGGTCTTCCAAGCATATTATCACGGCTTTTATCCATCACTTTACGCAGGAGTCCTTAACATAAGGGCTCTTTTTTTGTTGGTTAGCTGTGACTTACATAAATACTTTGAGATACATAATAAAAAACTTTGTGAAAAAATGTGAATAAATTGTGACAAACTCAATTAAGACAATGGATGCGCTTACATAAGTTTGTGAAAAAATTCTCATTTACATAAGAAAAATACTATGTGAAAAGATGAACAGGTGAAAAGGCTACAGTTGTACATTTTATGCGACGTAATATAGAACATTAATTATCTCAAAATAATTGATTGTGAAATGTTTAATTTGACAGAAAAATATATTTAAAGTCATTAAATACTGTATTTTTGAAGGATAAAATAAATTGACAGAAAATTTATTGACTATGTTTTCACAAAGTATTATGATTCTGAAATATAATGAAAAACAAAGGGAAAAGGATGGGATGGAATGGACGTAATGAAAAAAGCATTAGAAATGCATGCACACTATAGCGGAAAATTAGAGGTTATTTCGAAGGTGCCAGTACAGGATTCTTATGATCTTAGTTTGGCTTATTCACCTGGAGTAGCAGCTCCATGTGTGGAGATTGAGAAAAACCCATCACTTGTCTATGACTATACGATGAAAGGCAATATGGTAGCTGTTGTTTCGGATGGCACGGCAGTTTTAGGCTTAGGGGATATTGGACCTAAAGCGGCATTACCAGTAATGGAAGGGAAGGCGATTTTACTAAAGCGTTTTGCCAATGTTGATGCTTTTCCAATCTGTTTAGATACGAAAAATACGGATGAAATCGTCAGTATTGTGAAGGCGCTTGCCCCGACATTTGGTGCTGTGAACTTAGAGGATATTTCAGCGCCTAGATGCTTTGAAATTGAAGATCGCCTACGTCAGGAATGTGATATTCCAGTATTTCATGACGATCAGCATGGAACAGCGATTGTTGTAGGAGCAGCCATGATTAATGCCAACCGTATTGTGAAGAAGGATGTTGCAACGATGAAGGTTGTGATAAATGGTGCTGGTGCTGCGGGGATTGCGATTTTACGAATTCTTGTACAAATGGGCTACAAAAATATTTATATGTGCGATACAAAAGGCATTATTTATGAGGGACGTACAGAAGGGATGAATCCGATTAAAGAAGCAGTAGCTCATTTAACTAATCCAGAAAAACTGCATGGCACACTGGAAGATGCGCTAACAGGTGCGGATGTCTTTATTGGGGTTTCTGTCGCAAATTTATTAACAGAGGCACACATTGCATCCATGAATGAAAATCCAGTCGTCTTTGCCCTAGCCAATCCAAATCCTGAAATTACCTATGAAAATGCTAAAGCTTGGGGTGTGCGTATTATGGGCACGGGTCGTTCAGATTATCCAAATCAAATTAATAATGTTCTAGCATTCCCTGGTATTTTCCGTGGGGCCTTAGATGTGCGAGCAACGGATATTAATGAGACGATGAAATTAGCGGCAGTTGAAGCCATTGCTTCTCTTGTAAGTGACGCCGAATTAACAGAGGAATATATTGTACCGAAATCTTTAGATGAGCGTGTTGTGGCAATCGTTTCACGAGCTGTAAGTGGCGCTGCTGTTGAATCGGGCGTATCGGAACTATTCCAACAAAGTACAGCTCTATCTGTCTAGTGAATAACCGCTTTCTAAAGATAGATAAAGAAAAGTGATAAACTTTTCTTTATCTATTTTTTTGTGATTTAATGGCGAATATGCTCGAAAAATGTTGTTGTTTGATTTTTTATGTAATAAAATGAATATGAATAATGTAATAATTTACATTTTCTGTTTTAGAGGAATAACTGCTTAATTTTTCAATTTTATTGTGAAAATTAGGTCTAAAGTACATATAAAATGAAAGAGGTGTTGGCCGTATGAAGTCATTATTTCAATTTCGATCCATTAAGGCGAAGCTGATTGCTTTCTCTTTGCTGCTTTTATTGATTCCCCTTATTATTCTTGGCTTTTCAAGTTATCAACAAAGTAAAGCAAATTTAGAGACTGTAGGAAAAGAGAATTTACGAAACAGTGTAGAAATGACCATTGCCATGATTGAGCAATTCAATCAACAGGTAGAGGCAGGCAATCTATCCTTAGAGGAAGCGCAAGAAAAAGTAAAGATTGCGATTTTAGGTGAGAAGGATAGCGAAGGAAAACGACCGATTAATAAAGAGATTAAGCTAGGCGATAACGGCTATATATTCGTCGTAGACCAAAAAGGGAACTCCATCGCACACCCTAATATAGAGGGCTCTAATGTCTGGGATGAGCAGGATGATAGTGGCTTTAAATATATGCAAGAAATCATTGCCGTTGGGAATGATGGTGGTGGCTTTGTAAGCTATGAATGGGCATTACCAAATACAGATCAATTGGAAGAAAAGGGTGTTTATACAGAAACAGACCCTTATTGGGGATGGGTTATTGGTGCGAGTACTTATTTAATGGATTTCAATAAACCAGCAGAAAGTATTTTAAAATTAACAATCATTGTGATTGCTATTGCGGTTATTGTGGGCATATTTGTGATTTGGCAATATGCAAGTAGTATGGCAAAACCGATTAACCGAGTGGCTCAAGCTATGGAACAGTTTGCGCAGGGTGATTTATCTCAAGACAGCATATCTATTCGATCAAAGGATGAAATAGGCAAGCTGGCAAATGCAATGAATCAAATGCAACAGAAATTGAAGGATATGATTCATAATATCGCGCAAGCTTCTGATTTGATTAATACTTCTAGTAAAGAACTGACACAATCAGCAAATGAAGTGAATATGGGAGCGGAGCAAGTGGCGATTACGATGCATGAATTAGCATCAGGTGCAGAAGGACAAGCTCATCATTCGAATGAATTAACATCCTTGATGGAACGCTTCACGGCGGATTTACAGGAAACGAATCAGCATGGTGCTCATATTCATCAATCCTCTGTGGAAGTATTAGCATTAACAAATGAAGGAAGTCAGCTAATGACATCCTCCAATTCTCAAATGGTGAAGATTGATAGCATTGTGCAAAATGCGGTAGAGAAAGTGAAAAATTTAGATGCCCAAGCTCAGGAAATTTCAAAGCTGGTCGTTGTTATTAAAGATATAGCAGATCAAACGAACCTGCTAGCTTTGAATGCTGCCATTGAAGCGGCTAGAGCTGGTGAGCAGGGCAAAGGATTTGCAGTGGTGGCAGATGAAGTACGCAAGCTGGCAGAACAAGTAGCGTTTTCAGTTAACGACATTACATCAATTGTCACGAACATTCAGCAGGATTTTGATGTTGTCACAACCTCTTTAGAGGATGGTTATCAAGAGGTTAAAGAAGGAACGAATCAAATAAAAGCTACTAGCGAAACGTTTAATACAATTAGTTATTCCATCAATGATGTAGTAGAAAGTGTTAAACTAATTTCAACGAATTTATCGAAGGTTACAGAAGACGGTCGTAAAATGAACAACTCGATTCAGGAGATTGCTGCGGTAGCAGAGGAATCTGCTGCAGGTGTTGAGCAGACAACGGCTACAACGGAAGAGACAAGTAGCTCTATGGATGATATGGCAGGGAAATCTGCCCAATTATCAGAGTTAGCCTTACAATTGAAAGCGTTGATTGCCCAATTCAAACTATAGCCAAAAATCTCCCGCTCTCTTCAGAGAGGGGAGATTTTTTTAAATCATACCAACACCGATAATGCCAATGAGAATGATAAAGAAAAGAACAAACAATACAACGAAAAGAATGATTCCTGGAATAAAAATAGTGAAGAAGGCCATCCAGTTAGAGATTTGATGTGCTTCGGCAACAACACCTACTGAAATAACAAAAGACCAGATACTAACAACGATGGTTACTAAAATAGTTGGCCAAAAAATCCACGGCAATGAACCGATAAAGTTTGGGTCTAATAAAGAATCTGGGGAAGTTATTAACCAAATTAAATAAAGTGGGATTAGTACAATAAATGGAATGGCTGTAAGGCTCAATCCTTTAAATAAGTCCGAATAAGTACCAGTGCCTTTGAATAATTTACCAAATAGCCATGAAATGAGGGCGGAAAAAGCCGTACCAATAATCCCAGCGATTGGCGCAAAAATAACACATAATAAGGCTAAAATCCATGGTGAGAGATTAGGGAATAATTCCGAATCAATCAGCCCTGACATAAGAGAGCCGATATAACCAATAGACAAAACCAAAATGGCAAAGCCAATCGATTTTTCATTAATCATATAACGAGCTGCTTGTTTTGGATGCATCCAAACTGCTAAAAACGGATTTAGTTTAGGCCTCTCTTCTTTCGGTGTCTCCGTATAGTTTTCCATTAAACTACCTCCAAAATTATAGAATAATTGCTTATTACAATAGTTAATATACGAGTGGTGGAAGGAAAAGTTTCGTCAAAAATAAAAAAAGAGCCGCAGCCGACTCTTTTTCATAATTGCTTCTATTATTCAGCTAACATCATTTTTTCAAGCTCTAACGGTTCAATATATTCTTCGCCTTTGTAAGCACGCATATTACCGCCAGAAATTTCATCAATTAATAAAATATCATTTGTTTTAGCGTCACGACCGAATTCTAATTTAATGTCATACAGTGTTAAGCCTTTTTTAGCAAGCTCTGCCGCCACAAATTTTGAAATTTCAATTGTATTTTGTTTTAAAATGGCGTATTCTTCGTGAGTTAACAGGTTTAACATCGCTAAAGCATCTTCAGAAATAGGGGGGTCTAAACGATCATCATCTTTAATCGTTACTTCCACAAAAGAGTCCAGCTCCTGTCCTTCCTTTACATAAGCACCATAACGGCGTAAGAATGAACCGACTGCCTTGAAGCGGCAAATGACTTCTAAACCTTTCCCAAAAACAGTTGCTGGTTTCACGGTCATAGTGGCATCCTCAAAGTTTGCGTCAACATAGTGCGTAGGTACACCTTGTTGATTTAATTTCGAATAGAAATAAGAAGTTAAGCGCAAAGCAGCTAAGCCCGCACCGTCAATCGTTAAACCAACAGTATTAGCACCTGGGTCAAACACACCATTTTCTCCTGTAACATCATCTTTAAATTTTAATAAATAATGGCCGTCTTCTAATTTGAACACATTTTTTGTTTTACCTGTATACAATAATTCCACAAAAAAACCTCCAATATTTCATAGTACTCCAAAATTATAACACGAATATTTCAAATATTTAATAACAAAAACGTTCGTTTAAAACGTTTATTTATATGTTTTATAACGAAATTTCTAATAAAAAATAAGATGATAACGAATGTTCGTTACCATCTTGCGTGAAATTAAGAATATTCCCAATTCAAATGTTAGGAAACTGTTAAAAAAGAATGTTATTAATAGACACCTTCAGTAAGCATGCCATCTGCTACTTTGATAAAGCCAGCGATGTTTGCACCAACTACTAAGTTCCCTGGGAAGCCATATTTTTCAGCTGCTGCTTTACTATCTGTATAAATATTTTTCATAATTTGGTGAAGTTTCGCATCTACTTCTTCAAATGACCAAAATACGCGACTTGAATCTTGTGCCATTTCAAGAGCAGATACAGCAACTCCACCAGCATTCGCCGCTTTTGCAGGACCAAATAAAACCCCTGCATTTAGGAATTCATTGATGGCTTCAAGGTCTGATGGCATATTTGCACCTTCACCAATTGCTTTAACACCATTTGAAATTAATGTACGAGCTGACTCTCCGTTAATTTCATTTTGCGTAGCACATGGTAGGGCAATGTCACAAGGAATTGTCCAAATACCTGTACAACCTTCTGTAAAAGTAGCATTTGGTCGGTAATTAATGTAAGTTGAAATACGGTCACCTTTAACTTCTTTGATTTCTTTAATAGCTTCTAGATCTAAGCCCTCTGGGTCAAAGATATAGCCTGAAGAATCCGAACAAGCAACCACTTTTGCACCATATTGTTGTGCTTTTTCAATCGCATAAGTAGAAACGTTACCAGAACCAGAAACAACTACTGTTTTTCCTTGGAATGAATCGTTCGCATCTTTTAGCATTTCATTAACAAAATAAACCGTGCCGTAACCTGTTGCTTCTTTACGTGCTAAAGAGCCACCATAGCCAGGCGTTTTACCTGTTAATACACCAGATTCATTTGCTTTTGTTAAACGTTTATATTGGCCCCATAAATAACCTACTTCACGAGCACCAACGCCAATAT
Encoded proteins:
- a CDS encoding TetR/AcrR family transcriptional regulator yields the protein METKEVQHVSKRQQKKTINRENIINAAIELFSSKSFAEVSMRAIAKHANVSPGLIYQYFDDQQHLFMTAFKIESSSLLNVLHQTVEGQDHQLELLATKYIEYMYMHDNLYHMMTYFMLENEQHGNVSQELHDIIDELFSLFREALRQHLPDDHLKHTVQLFFASLNGLLITYKNLPGRSSDSNLQHIKQLTNLLVHTIKRQEK
- a CDS encoding Yip1 family protein — encoded protein: MENYTETPKEERPKLNPFLAVWMHPKQAARYMINEKSIGFAILVLSIGYIGSLMSGLIDSELFPNLSPWILALLCVIFAPIAGIIGTAFSALISWLFGKLFKGTGTYSDLFKGLSLTAIPFIVLIPLYLIWLITSPDSLLDPNFIGSLPWIFWPTILVTIVVSIWSFVISVGVVAEAHQISNWMAFFTIFIPGIILFVVLFVLFFIILIGIIGVGMI
- the gdhA gene encoding NADP-specific glutamate dehydrogenase, which translates into the protein MTMTTVSNEQLAKEYVDGVFEQLKQQNSHQAEFLQAAEEIFISLVPVFTQHPEYIKANILSRIVEPDRIISFRVAWQDDHNQVQVNRGYRVQYSNVMGPYKGGLRFHPSVNESIIKFLGFEQIFKNALTGQPIGGGKGGSNFDPKGKSDSEIMRFCQAFMTELYRHIGPDVDVPAGDIGVGAREVGYLWGQYKRLTKANESGVLTGKTPGYGGSLARKEATGYGTVYFVNEMLKDANDSFQGKTVVVSGSGNVSTYAIEKAQQYGAKVVACSDSSGYIFDPEGLDLEAIKEIKEVKGDRISTYINYRPNATFTEGCTGIWTIPCDIALPCATQNEINGESARTLISNGVKAIGEGANMPSDLEAINEFLNAGVLFGPAKAANAGGVAVSALEMAQDSSRVFWSFEEVDAKLHQIMKNIYTDSKAAAEKYGFPGNLVVGANIAGFIKVADGMLTEGVY
- a CDS encoding methyl-accepting chemotaxis protein: MKSLFQFRSIKAKLIAFSLLLLLIPLIILGFSSYQQSKANLETVGKENLRNSVEMTIAMIEQFNQQVEAGNLSLEEAQEKVKIAILGEKDSEGKRPINKEIKLGDNGYIFVVDQKGNSIAHPNIEGSNVWDEQDDSGFKYMQEIIAVGNDGGGFVSYEWALPNTDQLEEKGVYTETDPYWGWVIGASTYLMDFNKPAESILKLTIIVIAIAVIVGIFVIWQYASSMAKPINRVAQAMEQFAQGDLSQDSISIRSKDEIGKLANAMNQMQQKLKDMIHNIAQASDLINTSSKELTQSANEVNMGAEQVAITMHELASGAEGQAHHSNELTSLMERFTADLQETNQHGAHIHQSSVEVLALTNEGSQLMTSSNSQMVKIDSIVQNAVEKVKNLDAQAQEISKLVVVIKDIADQTNLLALNAAIEAARAGEQGKGFAVVADEVRKLAEQVAFSVNDITSIVTNIQQDFDVVTTSLEDGYQEVKEGTNQIKATSETFNTISYSINDVVESVKLISTNLSKVTEDGRKMNNSIQEIAAVAEESAAGVEQTTATTEETSSSMDDMAGKSAQLSELALQLKALIAQFKL
- a CDS encoding NAD(P)-dependent malic enzyme; this translates as MDVMKKALEMHAHYSGKLEVISKVPVQDSYDLSLAYSPGVAAPCVEIEKNPSLVYDYTMKGNMVAVVSDGTAVLGLGDIGPKAALPVMEGKAILLKRFANVDAFPICLDTKNTDEIVSIVKALAPTFGAVNLEDISAPRCFEIEDRLRQECDIPVFHDDQHGTAIVVGAAMINANRIVKKDVATMKVVINGAGAAGIAILRILVQMGYKNIYMCDTKGIIYEGRTEGMNPIKEAVAHLTNPEKLHGTLEDALTGADVFIGVSVANLLTEAHIASMNENPVVFALANPNPEITYENAKAWGVRIMGTGRSDYPNQINNVLAFPGIFRGALDVRATDINETMKLAAVEAIASLVSDAELTEEYIVPKSLDERVVAIVSRAVSGAAVESGVSELFQQSTALSV
- a CDS encoding MBL fold metallo-hydrolase; the protein is MFTREKSIEIEQHRDVRCAHGKVAVQGIGMSVYSFFVDGLLIDTGSYSLSQEFQSFFNEIPIEQLALTHSHEDHVGNAAWIQHHHKNVPIYIHRDSVSICAVDGDYPLYRQALWGERSAFVAQAIGDTIQTKSATWDVIETPGHTTDHLSFYNRETGAMFTGDLFIQPKTKVVLDEENIVHTLASLRKIVNYDFDVVYCCHAGFIADGRTKIQEKIAYLEDMEGKVKQLFMQGYTIEEMTKTIFPRDYPITKVSGEQWSSKHIITAFIHHFTQESLT
- a CDS encoding phosphoribosylaminoimidazolesuccinocarboxamide synthase, with product MELLYTGKTKNVFKLEDGHYLLKFKDDVTGENGVFDPGANTVGLTIDGAGLAALRLTSYFYSKLNQQGVPTHYVDANFEDATMTVKPATVFGKGLEVICRFKAVGSFLRRYGAYVKEGQELDSFVEVTIKDDDRLDPPISEDALAMLNLLTHEEYAILKQNTIEISKFVAAELAKKGLTLYDIKLEFGRDAKTNDILLIDEISGGNMRAYKGEEYIEPLELEKMMLAE